The following coding sequences lie in one Rutidosis leptorrhynchoides isolate AG116_Rl617_1_P2 chromosome 6, CSIRO_AGI_Rlap_v1, whole genome shotgun sequence genomic window:
- the LOC139854238 gene encoding uncharacterized protein: MIKDMFFHGLIEENPFEHIQHFNDICDLYKTKGVTDVAFKLRAFPFTLQGDAKVLIRKLPPDSIRTFQDLTNEFINHFFPPSKVERLRMEINGFTQRGTIQEDAKSLPTAQSNTTNPNNNQASSSNPNNTYAQVNSIASTKEDQPEYHHAFTFDVKENEFDLDDTLESDTNDLGVFKFSDDSEDAKFIPYQVKSVMSMEATESTYKEIEGGFERIKLGKVKKELKFENVLNAKEQKNEVEVLATTTKEKNETSVSHPQPLSPPHPKDVDCKSTLTDNENIYVKLPLSEVLENMPNYGKFLKTLMAKKGDVDQASTAFLKNECDEILKKCNLPPKMGDLGPFLILCNINGSEMFTSLADSGASINFMHYSIYKRLGLGDLSPTTMGVKLIDQSVCSSVGIAEDLIVKVGDMEFPIDFVIVDIKEDPVVPLVLGRPFLATASSFFEFRTGKLTLRDKGKCMSIRTKFIKSSSTPLTTPQIIASMQCITSTTQIGSSTKDQNDVIDKSMKKLYGRVHRLHPRRMTI; encoded by the exons atGATCAAAGATATGTTTTTCCATGGGTTAATAGAAGAAAATCCTTTCGAGCATATTCAACACTTTAATGATATTTGTGATCTCTACAAAACCAAAGGTGTCACCGATGTCGcttttaagttaagggcattcccctttacaCTTCAAGGAGATGCAAAAGTTTTGATACGGAAATTGCCACCCGATTCTATTAGGACTTTTCAAGATTTAACCAATGAGTTCATCAATCACTTTTTCCCACCGTCAAAGGTAGAACGTCTTCGAATGGAAATCAATGGATTCACCCAACGGGGTACGATTCAAGAAGATgctaagagcttgcccaccgcac AAAGCAACACTACCAATCCAAATAACAACCAAGCGAGTTCATCAAATCCCAACAATACTTATGCTCAAGTAAACTCAATAGCTTCAACCAAAGAGGATCAACCTGAATATCATCATGCTTTCACATTTGACGTTAAAGAGAACGAGTTTGATTTGGATGACACGTTGGAAAGTGATACAAATGATCTAGGGGTATTCAAATTTTCGGATGATTCGGAAGATGCAAAGTTCATTCCCTATCAAGTTAAAAGTGTAATGTCCATGGAGGCTACCGAGTCAACATACAAGGAAATAGAGGGTGGTTTTGAGCGAATCAAGTTGGGAAAGGTTAAGAAAGAGCTTAAGTTCGAAAATGTCTTGAATGCAAAGGAGCAAAAGAACGAGGTCGAGGTTCTTGCTACAACAACCAAGGAGAAAAATGAGACATCGGTCTCACATCCACAACCATTGTCTCCTCCACATCCAAAGGATGTGGATTGTAAGTCAACTCTAACTGATAACGAAAACATTTATGTTAAACTCCCCTTGTCGGAAGTGCTTGAGaatatgcccaattatgggaaatttttgaagacacttatGGCTAAAAAGGGAGACGTTGATCAAGCATCCACCGCTTTCTTGAAAAATGAGTGTGATGAGATTTTAAAGAAGTGTAACCTACCACCAAAAATGGGTGATCTCGGACCTTTCCTTATCCTTTGTAATATAAACGGGTCGGAGATGTTTACGTCCTTAGCCGACTCGGGAGCAAGTATAAACTTCATGCACTATTCCATTTATAAAAGGTTAGGCTTAGGTGACCTTTCACCTACTACAATGGGAGTAAAGTTAATTGACCAATCCGTTTGCTCTAGTGTGGGGATCGCCGAGGACCTAATAGTGAAAGTAGGGGACATGGAATTTCCAATTGATTTTGTCATTGTCGATATTAAGGAAGATCCGGTTGTACCCCTTGTTTTGGGAAGACCATTCTTGGCAACCGCGAGTTCTTTCTTTGAATTTAGAACCGGGAAACTGACGCTTAGAGATAAGGGCAAATGCATGAGTATACGAACCAAATTTATTAAATCGTCATCCACACCCTTGACCACACCACAAATTATTGCTAGTATGCAATGCATTACTAGCACAACACAAATTGGCTCATCAACTAAAGATCAAAATGATGTTATTGATAAGTCCATGAAAAAATTGTATGGGCGGGTGCATCGGCTTCATCCAAGAAGGATGACCATTTGA